In the Streptomyces sp. NBC_00525 genome, one interval contains:
- a CDS encoding SAM-dependent methyltransferase codes for MSRPENDRTSPPLIDTSKPHPARMYDWFLGGKDNYPVDEAMGRQMLAVEPNVPVMAKINRAFMHRATRWLSAQGVRQFLDIGTGIPTEPNLHQVAQEAAPSTRVVYCDNDPIVLAHAEALLKGTPEGVIDYVQADARHVDTILERAGRTLDFSAPVALSMIALLHFVSDEDGAHELVRRLTDVLAPGSYMVISQITADFHPEEARQVDEMYRANTLTLAPRTRAEFGAFFEGLEIVEPGIVAAEAWHPELGEPVPGTGEIVTPGYVAVGRKP; via the coding sequence ATGTCCCGACCGGAGAACGACCGCACCTCGCCCCCGCTCATCGACACCAGCAAGCCGCATCCCGCGCGGATGTACGACTGGTTCCTGGGCGGCAAGGACAACTACCCGGTCGACGAGGCGATGGGCCGTCAGATGCTGGCCGTCGAACCGAACGTGCCGGTGATGGCGAAGATCAACCGCGCCTTCATGCACCGCGCCACCCGCTGGCTCTCCGCCCAGGGCGTCCGCCAGTTCCTCGACATCGGCACCGGGATACCCACCGAGCCCAACCTGCACCAGGTGGCCCAGGAGGCCGCGCCCAGCACCCGCGTCGTCTACTGCGACAACGACCCGATCGTGCTGGCCCACGCCGAGGCGCTGCTCAAGGGCACGCCCGAGGGCGTCATCGACTATGTGCAGGCGGACGCGCGCCACGTCGACACGATCCTCGAACGCGCGGGCAGGACGCTGGACTTCAGCGCCCCGGTCGCCCTGTCGATGATCGCGCTGCTGCACTTCGTGAGCGACGAGGACGGCGCCCACGAGCTGGTGCGCCGGCTGACCGACGTGCTCGCGCCCGGCAGCTACATGGTCATCTCGCAGATCACCGCCGACTTCCACCCGGAGGAGGCGCGCCAGGTGGACGAGATGTACCGGGCCAACACGCTGACGCTGGCGCCGCGCACCCGTGCCGAGTTCGGCGCGTTCTTCGAGGGGCTGGAGATCGTGGAGCCGGGCATCGTCGCCGCCGAGGCCTGGCATCCCGAGCTGGGCGAGCCGGTCCCCGGCACCGGCGAGATCGTCACTCCGGGCTATGTGGCGGTCGGCCGCAAGCCGTAA
- a CDS encoding sensor histidine kinase, giving the protein MKINRRLVLLVTAPLTVAVTFSALALAPATNQALQANRLANMVDVAAHAADLTHQLQRERAAATALVSHQADSDAFQQSSDATDKSLAAFNSRIGRLSEVPGSAQEALDRIDRFIDQLPALRAQVRSGSTTISALAFGYRIVIADLNSYRDGIAQADGVDADIADRIRAAAALSEAAEHTAQEQVTVMRAQAAGGFTVASQRTFDASRLGYTESTGVMFSLGPAEWRTWLERTLSGPKALASRKLEDKIGRTDTSKPIGVSPESWQKAADDRQTLLHQVEERIDESVATTVEAERTRLLWTAGGEVTLVLLTLVGVVLVAVRLGRVMIRRLRDLRNAAHEVAHTRLPEVMSELSQPGALSGSTPEEVAERTGNPIETTGGDEIGEVGEAFNAVHHEAVRLAAEQARVHEQFAETLVRVARRGAQLTSVMVSELDAVQRDEADPERMKTLFALDHLAIRMERNTNNLLVLGGYGNARVRSADIAASTVIVAAAQQIERFDRVSLGAIEGGIGIAARAVHDVAHILAELLDNATRFSPPDAQVGVAVWRLWDRAVVQIVDEGVGISADRRTVLNAALREPTAGIGDVRSMGLHVVARLAARHGIVVELRDSSGPGTIAEVTLPKNVLAEVSEEPIPVPEAPAPSRRQAPRAAADGRKPREVRGRVGRPVGTGVAARPGGDAERGGRRDHEGPADARGTGAREHGGAPHPVHDEPVSRIAGVSASGLPVRKRTAPQQWPALGKRSAAEQRPGTGTPRPTTPRRRDSRQVSDVLAAYAQGISRSTNPRGRPANNDETERTKK; this is encoded by the coding sequence GTGAAAATCAATCGTCGCCTCGTCCTGCTGGTCACCGCGCCCCTCACCGTCGCGGTCACCTTCTCGGCTCTGGCCCTCGCTCCGGCGACCAACCAGGCACTGCAGGCGAACCGGCTGGCCAACATGGTCGACGTCGCCGCCCACGCGGCCGACTTAACACATCAACTGCAGCGTGAACGCGCCGCAGCCACCGCTCTGGTCTCCCATCAGGCAGACTCCGACGCCTTCCAGCAGAGCTCCGACGCGACGGACAAGAGCCTCGCCGCCTTCAACAGCCGGATCGGCCGGCTCTCCGAGGTACCCGGAAGTGCCCAGGAGGCGCTGGACCGCATCGACCGCTTCATCGATCAACTCCCCGCCCTGCGCGCCCAGGTGCGCTCGGGCAGCACCACCATCTCCGCACTCGCCTTCGGCTACCGGATCGTGATCGCGGACCTCAACTCCTACCGCGACGGCATCGCCCAGGCCGACGGGGTCGACGCCGACATCGCCGACCGCATCCGCGCCGCCGCCGCCCTCTCGGAGGCCGCCGAGCACACCGCTCAGGAGCAGGTCACCGTCATGAGGGCGCAGGCCGCGGGCGGCTTCACCGTCGCCTCGCAGCGCACCTTCGACGCCAGCCGCCTCGGCTACACCGAGTCGACCGGGGTGATGTTCAGCCTCGGCCCCGCCGAGTGGCGGACCTGGCTGGAGCGCACCCTCTCCGGCCCCAAGGCCCTGGCCTCCCGCAAGCTCGAGGACAAGATCGGGCGCACCGACACCAGCAAGCCCATCGGCGTCTCCCCCGAGTCCTGGCAGAAGGCCGCCGACGACCGGCAGACCCTGCTGCACCAGGTGGAGGAGCGGATCGACGAGTCCGTCGCCACCACCGTGGAGGCGGAGCGCACCCGGCTGCTGTGGACCGCCGGCGGCGAGGTCACCCTGGTACTGCTGACCCTGGTGGGCGTCGTCCTCGTCGCCGTCCGGCTCGGCCGCGTCATGATCCGCCGGCTGCGCGACCTGCGCAACGCCGCGCACGAGGTCGCCCACACCCGGCTGCCCGAGGTCATGAGCGAGCTGTCGCAGCCCGGCGCGCTGAGCGGGTCCACGCCCGAGGAGGTCGCGGAACGCACCGGCAACCCGATCGAGACGACGGGCGGGGACGAGATCGGCGAGGTGGGTGAGGCGTTCAACGCCGTCCACCACGAGGCGGTCCGCCTCGCCGCCGAACAGGCGCGCGTGCACGAGCAGTTCGCCGAGACCCTGGTCCGGGTCGCCCGCCGCGGCGCCCAGCTCACCAGCGTCATGGTGTCCGAACTGGACGCCGTGCAGCGCGACGAGGCCGACCCGGAGCGCATGAAGACGCTCTTCGCGCTCGACCACCTCGCCATCCGCATGGAGCGCAACACCAACAACCTGCTGGTGCTCGGCGGCTACGGCAACGCACGGGTGAGGTCGGCGGACATCGCCGCCTCCACCGTCATCGTGGCGGCGGCCCAGCAGATCGAACGCTTCGACCGCGTCTCGCTCGGCGCCATCGAGGGCGGCATCGGCATCGCCGCCCGCGCCGTGCACGACGTGGCGCACATCCTGGCGGAACTGCTCGACAACGCCACCCGCTTCTCGCCGCCCGACGCCCAGGTCGGCGTCGCCGTCTGGCGGCTGTGGGACCGGGCCGTCGTACAGATCGTGGACGAGGGCGTCGGCATCTCGGCGGACCGCCGCACCGTGCTGAACGCCGCGCTGCGCGAGCCCACCGCGGGCATCGGCGACGTGCGGTCCATGGGTCTGCACGTGGTCGCCCGGCTCGCCGCCAGGCACGGCATCGTTGTCGAACTGCGCGACTCCTCGGGCCCCGGCACCATCGCCGAGGTCACCCTGCCCAAGAACGTCCTGGCCGAGGTGTCCGAGGAGCCCATCCCCGTCCCGGAGGCGCCCGCGCCGAGCCGTCGCCAGGCGCCCCGCGCGGCCGCCGACGGCCGCAAGCCGCGCGAGGTGCGCGGCCGGGTCGGCCGGCCGGTCGGCACGGGCGTCGCGGCCCGCCCCGGCGGCGACGCGGAGCGGGGCGGGCGCAGGGACCACGAGGGCCCGGCGGACGCGCGGGGCACCGGAGCCCGCGAGCACGGCGGCGCCCCGCACCCCGTGCACGACGAGCCGGTCTCCCGTATCGCCGGGGTCAGCGCGTCCGGCCTGCCGGTCCGCAAGCGCACCGCGCCCCAGCAGTGGCCGGCGCTGGGCAAGCGGAGCGCCGCCGAGCAGCGGCCCGGCACCGGCACGCCGCGGCCGACGACCCCCCGCCGCCGGGACTCCCGGCAGGTCTCCGACGTCCTCGCGGCCTACGCGCAGGGCATCAGCCGGAGCACGAACCCCCGCGGGCGTCCCGCCAACAATGACGAAACCGAACGGACCAAGAAATGA
- a CDS encoding roadblock/LC7 domain-containing protein encodes MTSPTDLSWILSDFAGRIPEVTQAIAVSVDGLALAYTGVERDDADRLAAIASGVVNLLSAAAQLTDTDPVEHSLTAMEGGYMFSMAVSSGASLLVTTTRDADIGEVSYMMSELINQVGDSLSPEVRDHHHSATH; translated from the coding sequence ATGACCTCACCCACCGACCTGAGCTGGATTCTGAGCGACTTCGCCGGACGCATTCCGGAGGTCACCCAGGCGATAGCCGTGTCCGTGGACGGACTCGCGCTCGCGTACACCGGCGTGGAGCGCGACGACGCCGACCGGCTGGCCGCGATCGCCTCCGGCGTCGTCAACCTGCTGTCGGCGGCGGCCCAGTTGACGGACACCGACCCGGTGGAGCACAGCCTCACCGCGATGGAGGGCGGCTACATGTTCTCCATGGCCGTCTCCAGCGGTGCCTCGCTCCTGGTGACCACGACCAGGGACGCGGACATCGGCGAGGTCAGCTACATGATGTCCGAACTGATCAACCAGGTCGGTGACTCCTTGTCCCCCGAGGTCCGCGACCACCACCACTCCGCCACACACTGA
- a CDS encoding ABC transporter permease → MELLDAHLVPAVDGVAYGLLLFVVAAGLSLAFGTAGVLNLSHGMLYAIGAYTGAELSDGTWGGLALGLAAGTAAAALAGAGLSAATMPLARRGHLAQALLTFGIALVGGDLLIQLFGADELPVRVPGALDSSVHLLGHRYPAYRLGFIAMAVALAAFGTWVLTRTRVGAAVRASADDPQMLAATGHSPRAVHIGVLAAAGALAGAAGVLGAPIIGPGPGTSENVLMLSLVVVVLGGLRSLWATFAAAIAVGEVQTLGVSVLPDLAPYLLFAAMAAVLVFRSRFAEPAAHEERGPDTDPVARLRRLLAARWRNRPRAAAPAPVPEAAAPAAPGRLGAWLRTAGWRQAVPLLVLLAVLFALPGVLDAYSISLAGSALALGLLAVSVTVLTGYAGLPTLGQTAPFAVGAYATANLADAGWTVGPVQIVLSALAAAVFSAVTGPAVIRARGTTVLMITLAIGELTSAVINQVKSVTGGADGLVGFPATRALWGGEGMTEERELYVYAAVVAVVAVAITLLVLRSPAGKLLTGTRGAEARMRASGHPVGRYLLVAHICAGALAGVGGSLMVTVQQYLSPADVGFEIAAFALLAVVIGGTTSVVGALLGVGLIVFTRDWVAGSWPGHGPLLLGVLFVAAVYLLPRGLAGLRAAPGRPVPAASSGKVSP, encoded by the coding sequence ATGGAGCTTCTCGATGCCCACCTCGTGCCGGCGGTCGACGGCGTGGCCTACGGGCTGCTGCTGTTCGTCGTCGCCGCCGGCCTGAGCCTCGCGTTCGGCACCGCCGGCGTACTCAACCTCTCGCACGGCATGCTGTACGCGATCGGCGCCTACACCGGCGCCGAGCTGAGCGACGGAACCTGGGGCGGCCTCGCCCTCGGACTGGCCGCCGGAACGGCGGCCGCGGCACTCGCCGGGGCGGGCCTCTCCGCCGCGACGATGCCGCTCGCCCGGCGTGGGCATCTCGCTCAGGCCCTGCTGACCTTCGGCATCGCCCTGGTCGGCGGGGACCTGCTCATCCAGCTCTTCGGAGCGGACGAGCTACCGGTGCGGGTCCCCGGCGCGCTCGACTCGTCGGTCCATCTGCTGGGCCACCGCTACCCCGCCTACCGGCTCGGCTTCATCGCGATGGCCGTCGCCCTGGCGGCCTTCGGTACGTGGGTGCTGACCCGGACCCGGGTGGGCGCGGCGGTGCGCGCGTCGGCGGACGACCCCCAGATGCTCGCCGCCACCGGCCACAGCCCCCGCGCCGTGCACATCGGTGTGCTCGCGGCCGCGGGCGCGCTGGCCGGTGCGGCGGGCGTGCTGGGGGCGCCGATCATCGGGCCGGGGCCCGGCACCTCCGAGAACGTGCTGATGCTGTCCCTCGTGGTGGTCGTCCTGGGCGGGCTGCGCTCGCTGTGGGCGACGTTCGCGGCGGCGATCGCCGTGGGCGAGGTGCAGACCCTGGGTGTTTCGGTGCTGCCGGACCTGGCGCCGTACCTGCTGTTCGCCGCGATGGCGGCGGTCCTCGTGTTCCGCTCCCGCTTCGCCGAACCGGCGGCGCACGAGGAGCGCGGCCCGGACACCGACCCGGTCGCCCGGCTGCGCCGGCTCCTGGCCGCCCGGTGGCGGAACCGGCCGCGCGCGGCGGCGCCCGCACCGGTCCCGGAGGCCGCCGCCCCGGCGGCCCCCGGCCGGCTCGGGGCGTGGCTGCGCACGGCCGGGTGGCGGCAGGCGGTCCCGCTGCTGGTGCTGCTCGCCGTCCTGTTCGCGCTGCCCGGTGTGCTGGACGCGTACAGCATCTCGCTGGCCGGGTCCGCGCTGGCGCTCGGGCTGCTCGCGGTCAGCGTCACCGTCCTGACCGGGTACGCCGGACTGCCCACCCTCGGGCAGACCGCCCCGTTCGCCGTGGGCGCGTACGCCACCGCCAACCTGGCCGACGCCGGGTGGACGGTGGGCCCGGTCCAGATCGTCCTCTCGGCGCTCGCCGCCGCGGTGTTCTCGGCGGTGACCGGGCCCGCGGTGATCCGGGCGCGCGGCACCACCGTGCTGATGATCACCCTTGCGATCGGTGAGCTGACGAGCGCGGTGATCAACCAGGTCAAGTCCGTCACCGGCGGCGCGGACGGCCTCGTCGGCTTCCCCGCCACCCGGGCCCTGTGGGGCGGCGAGGGCATGACCGAGGAGCGCGAACTGTACGTGTACGCGGCCGTGGTGGCCGTGGTCGCCGTCGCGATCACGCTGCTGGTGCTGCGCTCCCCGGCCGGGAAGCTGCTGACCGGCACGCGCGGCGCCGAGGCGCGGATGCGTGCCTCGGGGCATCCGGTGGGGCGCTATCTGCTGGTGGCCCACATCTGCGCCGGTGCGCTGGCCGGGGTGGGCGGTTCGCTGATGGTCACCGTCCAGCAGTACCTCTCCCCCGCCGATGTGGGCTTCGAGATCGCCGCGTTCGCCCTGCTCGCCGTCGTCATCGGCGGGACGACGTCGGTCGTCGGCGCGCTGCTGGGTGTCGGGCTGATCGTGTTCACCCGGGACTGGGTCGCCGGTTCCTGGCCCGGCCACGGGCCGCTGCTGCTCGGGGTGCTGTTCGTGGCCGCCGTGTATCTGCTGCCGCGCGGCCTGGCCGGACTGCGCGCCGCCCCCGGCCGCCCCGTGCCCGCCGCATCCTCCGGGAAGGTCTCCCCATGA
- a CDS encoding helix-turn-helix transcriptional regulator, translating into MTSKPDAAQHLRDLARLRRVRDRIDREYAQPLNVEALARGAHMSAGHLSREFRRAYGESPYGYLMTRRIERAMTLLRRGDMSVTEACFAVGCASLGTFSTRFTELVGMPPSVYRQEAARATAGMPSCVAKQVTRPIRNREAPLPGAPLA; encoded by the coding sequence GTGACCAGCAAACCCGACGCGGCACAGCATCTGCGCGACCTCGCCCGGCTGCGCCGGGTCCGCGACCGGATCGACCGCGAGTACGCCCAGCCCCTCAACGTCGAGGCCCTGGCCCGCGGGGCCCATATGTCGGCCGGACATCTGAGCCGCGAGTTCCGCCGCGCGTACGGGGAGTCGCCGTACGGCTACCTGATGACCCGGCGCATCGAGCGCGCGATGACGCTGCTGCGCCGGGGCGACATGAGCGTGACCGAGGCCTGTTTCGCGGTCGGCTGCGCCTCCCTCGGCACCTTCAGTACGCGGTTCACGGAGCTGGTCGGGATGCCGCCGAGCGTGTACCGGCAGGAGGCGGCGCGCGCCACCGCGGGGATGCCGTCCTGCGTCGCGAAGCAGGTGACGCGTCCGATCAGAAATCGAGAAGCACCGCTGCCAGGGGCGCCACTAGCGTAG
- a CDS encoding excinuclease ABC subunit UvrA produces MSRATGAQPHLADSHDLIRVHGARVNNLQDVSIAIPKRRLTVFTGVSGSGKSSLVFNTIAAESQRLINETYSAFVQGFMPTLARPEVDVLEGLTTAIIVDQQRMGGDTRSTVGTATDANAMLRILFSRLGTPHIGPPSAYSFNTASVKASGAITVERGNQKTVKASFSRTGGMCTECEGRGTVSDIDLTQLYDDSKSLAEGAFTIPGWKSDSFWTVRVYAESGFLDPHKPIAKYTEQEMRDFLYREPVKVKVEGANLTYEGLIPKIQKSFLSKDKDALQPHIRAFVERAVTFTTCPACDGTRLSEGARSSKIAGISIADACAMQTSDLAAWIAGLDEPSVAPLLTALGQTLDSFVEIGLGYLSLDRPAGTLSGGEAQRVKMIRHLGSSLTDTTYVFDEPTAGLHPHDIQRMNNLLLRLRDKGNTVLVVEHKPETIAVADHVVDLGPGAGTAGGTVCFEGTVEGLRASDTVTGRHFDDRSRLKESTREPAGALEVRGARANNLRGVDVDIPLGVLTVVTGVAGSGKSSLIHGSVAGRDGVVTVDQSPIRGSRRSNPATYTGLLDPIRKAFAKANGVKPALFSANSEGACPTCNGAGVVFTDLAMMSGVATVCEECEGKRFQASVLEYRLGGRDISEVLAMSVARAEEFFGSDEARTPAAHRVLERLVDVGLGYLSLGQPLTTLSGGERQRLKLATHMGEKGGVYVLDEPTTGLHLADVEQLLGLLDRLVESGKSVIVIEHHQAVMAHADWIIDLGPGAGHDGGTVVFEGTPAELVAARSTLTGEHLARYVGA; encoded by the coding sequence ATGAGCAGGGCCACGGGTGCGCAGCCGCACCTCGCCGACAGTCACGATCTGATCCGGGTGCACGGGGCACGCGTGAACAATCTCCAGGACGTGAGCATCGCGATCCCCAAGCGCCGGCTGACGGTGTTCACGGGCGTCTCCGGCTCCGGCAAGAGCTCGCTGGTGTTCAACACCATCGCCGCCGAGTCGCAGCGGCTGATCAACGAGACGTACAGCGCCTTCGTCCAGGGGTTCATGCCCACCCTGGCCCGGCCCGAGGTGGACGTGCTCGAAGGGCTGACGACGGCGATCATCGTCGACCAGCAGCGGATGGGCGGCGACACCCGCTCCACGGTGGGCACCGCCACCGACGCCAACGCCATGCTGCGCATCCTCTTCAGCCGCCTCGGCACCCCGCACATCGGCCCGCCCAGCGCGTACTCGTTCAACACCGCTTCGGTGAAGGCGAGCGGCGCGATCACCGTCGAGCGCGGCAACCAGAAGACCGTGAAGGCGTCCTTCAGCCGCACCGGCGGCATGTGCACCGAGTGCGAGGGCCGGGGCACCGTCTCCGACATCGACCTCACCCAGCTGTACGACGACTCCAAGTCGCTGGCCGAGGGCGCGTTCACCATCCCCGGCTGGAAGTCCGACAGCTTCTGGACGGTGCGCGTGTACGCGGAGTCCGGCTTCCTCGACCCGCACAAGCCGATCGCGAAGTACACCGAGCAGGAGATGCGGGACTTCCTGTACCGGGAGCCCGTCAAGGTGAAGGTGGAGGGCGCCAACCTCACCTACGAGGGGCTGATCCCCAAGATCCAGAAGTCCTTCCTGTCCAAGGACAAGGACGCGCTCCAGCCGCACATCCGGGCGTTCGTGGAGCGCGCGGTCACCTTCACCACCTGCCCCGCCTGCGACGGCACCCGGCTCAGCGAGGGCGCCAGGTCCTCGAAGATCGCGGGCATCTCCATCGCGGACGCCTGCGCCATGCAGACCAGCGACCTGGCCGCCTGGATCGCCGGCCTGGACGAGCCCTCGGTCGCCCCGCTGCTCACCGCGCTCGGGCAGACCCTGGACTCGTTCGTGGAGATCGGCCTCGGCTACCTCTCGCTGGACCGCCCGGCCGGCACCCTGTCCGGCGGCGAGGCGCAGCGCGTCAAGATGATCCGGCACCTCGGGTCCTCGCTGACCGACACCACGTACGTCTTCGACGAGCCGACCGCCGGGCTGCACCCGCACGACATCCAGCGGATGAACAACCTGCTGCTGCGCCTGCGGGACAAGGGCAACACGGTGCTGGTGGTGGAGCACAAGCCGGAGACGATCGCCGTCGCCGACCATGTCGTGGACCTCGGGCCGGGCGCCGGTACGGCCGGCGGCACCGTCTGCTTCGAGGGCACGGTGGAGGGGCTGCGCGCCTCGGACACCGTCACCGGCCGGCACTTCGACGACCGGTCCCGGCTCAAGGAGTCCACCCGCGAGCCGGCCGGCGCGCTGGAGGTGCGCGGGGCGCGCGCGAACAACCTGCGCGGTGTGGACGTGGACATCCCGCTCGGTGTGCTGACCGTCGTCACGGGGGTCGCCGGGTCCGGCAAGAGCTCGCTGATCCACGGCTCGGTGGCCGGGCGGGACGGTGTGGTGACCGTCGATCAGAGCCCGATCCGGGGTTCGCGGCGGAGCAACCCGGCCACGTACACCGGGCTGCTCGACCCGATCCGCAAGGCGTTCGCCAAGGCCAACGGGGTGAAGCCGGCCCTGTTCAGCGCCAACTCGGAGGGCGCCTGCCCCACCTGCAACGGCGCGGGCGTCGTCTTCACCGACCTGGCGATGATGTCGGGGGTGGCCACGGTCTGCGAGGAGTGCGAGGGCAAGCGGTTCCAGGCGTCGGTGCTGGAGTACCGGCTCGGCGGCCGGGACATCAGCGAGGTGCTCGCGATGTCCGTGGCGCGGGCGGAGGAGTTCTTCGGCTCGGACGAGGCGCGCACCCCGGCCGCGCACCGCGTCCTGGAACGGCTCGTGGACGTCGGGCTCGGCTACCTCAGCCTGGGCCAGCCGCTCACCACGCTCTCCGGCGGCGAGCGCCAGCGGCTCAAGCTGGCCACGCACATGGGCGAGAAGGGCGGCGTGTACGTGCTCGACGAGCCGACCACCGGGCTCCATCTCGCGGACGTGGAGCAGCTGCTCGGGCTGCTCGACCGGCTGGTGGAGTCCGGCAAGTCGGTCATCGTCATCGAGCACCACCAGGCCGTGATGGCGCACGCGGACTGGATCATCGACCTCGGCCCCGGCGCCGGTCACGACGGCGGCACGGTCGTCTTCGAGGGCACGCCCGCCGAGCTGGTCGCCGCCCGCTCCACGCTCACGGGCGAGCACCTGGCGCGGTACGTGGGCGCCTGA
- a CDS encoding ABC transporter substrate-binding protein, whose amino-acid sequence MFFDISRRTRHRRFIRPAGAAALALGLAAVTGCSGDSGSGDETVKIGLVASLSGTYKPVGTDLRAGFELYLKTHDNKLGGRKVDLIVADEGDGPPTAVPAATKLVKKDKVDVLTGLVSGGSVNAVLPLVTQAKIPFLGSNARPEVKDPEYVWTTSFMSDEPGKAIAPYVKEKVDGPVYAIGPDYQGGYDELRGFTDEFKRVGGKLANPDGKTKWTPFPQTTNFMPYFAEIAKTDAKAVYCFYAGKAAIDFAKQYAQSDIADLPLYTAFVTEGSVLQAEGPAAKGIYSVLNYAPDLDNAANRKFAADWTAEHDTQPTTYAMSSYDAAAVLDKAIADADKKGEVTPETINKAIAGLGQIDSPRGNWEFSEKAHAPVQTWYLRQVRSDGNQLSNVMVQDLATLGG is encoded by the coding sequence ATGTTCTTCGACATATCCCGCCGTACCCGTCACCGCAGATTCATCCGGCCGGCGGGCGCGGCCGCCCTCGCCCTGGGTCTCGCCGCCGTCACCGGTTGCAGCGGCGACAGCGGTTCCGGCGACGAGACGGTCAAGATCGGTCTGGTCGCCTCGCTTTCCGGCACCTACAAGCCCGTCGGCACCGATCTGCGGGCCGGCTTCGAGCTGTATCTGAAGACGCACGACAACAAACTCGGCGGCCGCAAGGTCGACCTGATCGTGGCCGACGAGGGCGACGGCCCGCCCACCGCCGTGCCGGCCGCCACCAAGCTGGTCAAGAAGGACAAGGTCGACGTCCTGACCGGCCTCGTCAGCGGCGGCTCGGTCAACGCCGTCCTGCCGCTGGTCACCCAGGCCAAGATCCCCTTCCTCGGCTCCAACGCCCGTCCCGAGGTCAAGGACCCCGAGTACGTGTGGACGACGAGCTTCATGTCCGACGAACCGGGCAAGGCCATCGCCCCGTACGTCAAGGAGAAGGTGGACGGCCCGGTCTACGCGATCGGTCCGGACTACCAGGGTGGCTACGACGAACTGCGCGGGTTCACCGACGAGTTCAAGCGCGTCGGCGGCAAGCTGGCCAACCCGGACGGCAAGACCAAGTGGACGCCGTTCCCGCAGACCACCAACTTCATGCCGTACTTCGCGGAGATCGCCAAGACCGACGCCAAGGCGGTCTACTGCTTCTACGCGGGCAAGGCGGCCATCGACTTCGCCAAGCAGTACGCCCAGTCCGACATCGCCGACCTGCCGCTGTACACGGCGTTCGTCACCGAGGGCAGCGTGCTCCAGGCCGAGGGCCCGGCCGCCAAGGGCATCTACTCCGTCCTGAACTACGCGCCGGACCTCGACAACGCTGCCAACCGCAAGTTCGCCGCCGACTGGACCGCCGAGCACGACACCCAGCCGACCACGTACGCGATGTCCTCCTACGACGCCGCGGCCGTGCTCGACAAGGCGATCGCGGACGCGGACAAGAAGGGCGAGGTCACCCCGGAGACCATCAACAAGGCCATCGCGGGCCTGGGCCAGATCGACAGCCCGCGCGGCAACTGGGAGTTCAGCGAGAAGGCGCACGCGCCGGTGCAGACGTGGTACCTGCGCCAGGTGCGCTCGGACGGCAACCAGCTGTCCAACGTCATGGTCCAGGACCTGGCGACGCTCGGCGGCTGA